From one Sphingomonas xanthus genomic stretch:
- a CDS encoding enoyl-CoA hydratase-related protein, with translation MSEHVKIERKDGLLAIRLARPERRNAITVAMYAALADAIEDASDDPQVRVITLAGEGEDFTAGNDLGDFLQAMPDPGSGEDISVWRLLRALARNPVPLVAAVHGNAVGIGTTMLFHCDFVLAEEGCRMVMPFVDLGLVPEAASSLIMPRLSGRRRAARHILLGDPFGPSDALEMGVASHVVPKGQLRAACDTLVGRLLAKPPESLRQTQALLRREATAEILERMELENSHFAARLQSDEVKQAIAAFFAARAKA, from the coding sequence ATGAGCGAGCATGTGAAAATCGAGCGCAAGGACGGGCTGCTGGCGATCCGTCTGGCCCGGCCCGAACGGCGCAACGCGATCACCGTCGCGATGTATGCCGCGCTTGCCGACGCCATCGAAGATGCAAGCGACGACCCGCAAGTCCGGGTCATCACCCTTGCCGGTGAGGGCGAGGATTTCACCGCTGGCAACGACCTTGGCGATTTCCTTCAGGCGATGCCCGATCCGGGTTCGGGCGAGGACATCTCGGTCTGGCGCCTTCTGCGCGCGCTGGCGCGAAACCCAGTTCCACTGGTCGCCGCCGTCCATGGCAATGCGGTCGGGATCGGCACGACCATGTTGTTCCACTGCGATTTCGTTCTTGCCGAGGAGGGCTGCCGGATGGTGATGCCGTTTGTCGACCTCGGCCTGGTGCCGGAAGCGGCAAGCTCGCTGATCATGCCGCGCCTGTCCGGGCGCCGCCGCGCCGCGCGCCATATCCTGCTTGGCGATCCGTTCGGGCCGAGCGATGCGCTGGAGATGGGGGTTGCCAGCCATGTCGTGCCCAAGGGGCAGTTGCGCGCCGCCTGCGATACGCTGGTCGGCAGGCTGCTAGCCAAGCCGCCCGAATCGCTGCGTCAGACGCAGGCGCTGCTGCGGCGCGAGGCGACTGCCGAAATCCTGGAGCGGATGGAACTGGAAAACAGTCATTTCGCCGCGCGACTGCAGTCCGACGAGGTCAAGCAGGCGATCGCCGCTTTCTTTGCGGCTCGTGCGAAAGCCTAG
- a CDS encoding TadE/TadG family type IV pilus assembly protein — MTRPNLLQNDRGAAVIEMAFALPILILFIWMMVQLGLVFRASSGIQHALGEGARTATVWSPSGADPASIKTKVEESVYGIGPGTFTVPTPTRGTDCDNRCLDVTVQYSQATDLLFFPGPTINVSHSKRVWTAGN, encoded by the coding sequence ATGACCCGGCCTAACCTCCTGCAGAATGACCGGGGCGCGGCCGTCATCGAGATGGCCTTCGCACTGCCGATCCTGATCCTGTTCATCTGGATGATGGTCCAACTGGGCTTGGTGTTCCGCGCCTCGTCGGGCATCCAGCATGCGCTTGGTGAAGGCGCACGCACAGCGACGGTCTGGAGCCCGTCAGGGGCCGATCCCGCATCGATCAAGACCAAGGTCGAAGAATCGGTTTACGGTATCGGTCCCGGCACCTTCACTGTGCCGACGCCGACCCGGGGTACCGACTGCGACAACCGTTGCCTCGACGTGACCGTTCAATATAGCCAGGCCACCGACCTCCTGTTCTTCCCTGGACCGACCATCAACGTGTCGCACAGCAAGCGGGTCTGGACCGCGGGTAACTAG
- a CDS encoding TadE/TadG family type IV pilus assembly protein, with the protein MMKRLVHRLAGSARGTATIELALFLPILMTMLIGVVDFTTAFNRKLQMEQAVQRSIERVMQTTTDQTVEENIKAEAAAAAGIPTSAVTVSYTLTCDGVATAYETDCAPGENEVRYVNVRAVTTFTPMLPLERIGIAKDNFQITVETGLRTA; encoded by the coding sequence ATGATGAAGCGCCTGGTCCATCGGCTGGCAGGTTCGGCGCGGGGCACCGCGACGATCGAACTTGCGTTGTTCCTGCCGATCTTGATGACGATGCTGATCGGGGTGGTCGACTTTACCACCGCGTTCAACCGCAAGCTGCAGATGGAACAGGCCGTCCAGCGTTCGATCGAGCGCGTGATGCAGACCACCACCGACCAGACCGTCGAAGAGAATATCAAGGCTGAGGCAGCCGCTGCGGCGGGCATTCCAACCTCCGCGGTGACGGTCAGCTACACGCTGACCTGCGACGGCGTGGCCACGGCATATGAAACCGATTGCGCGCCCGGCGAAAACGAGGTGCGCTACGTCAATGTCCGCGCCGTCACGACCTTCACGCCGATGTTGCCCCTGGAACGCATCGGCATCGCCAAGGACAATTTCCAAATCACGGTTGAAACAGGGCTTCGCACCGCATGA
- a CDS encoding Tad domain-containing protein, which yields MQNPFKRLWDSEKGSTIIIAAATLPLVVGASGLATDTIQWALWKRQLQRAADSAAIAGVYTRTKNDNETAVRSAVDTDISLNHHTGIALLAAPTVALLANSGDMRERVQVGLQIRKALPFSAMFMTAAPIIRANAIAASVPGTDEYCVITLEPSASKTGITVGGNTSISMNCGMISNSPSANSALSNGNSSSVTASVIAAVGAVQASSQWNVAKYDPYTTPVKDPYESVNPTASEMSGCPANPPSASDSTSVPSGAATLCYSSINVGSNRTWDLGSNKTIYVTGHNKNTAGDVTVQGTLNCTNCTIVLTNKDMASDAKIGTFDMQAQGKMNISAPSDASNKYRGIAVFQDRRAVDASGSGSPNKFNGGGSQIIQGALYFPNQSVTYNGSGTATAVCTRFVSRRIIFTGNSAATNYFEKGSNCGIFGNDGISGGRRVRLVA from the coding sequence ATGCAGAATCCGTTCAAGCGGCTTTGGGACTCGGAAAAAGGCAGCACGATCATCATCGCTGCGGCAACGCTGCCGCTGGTGGTCGGTGCATCCGGTCTTGCAACCGACACCATCCAATGGGCCTTGTGGAAGCGCCAGTTGCAGCGCGCGGCGGATTCGGCGGCGATCGCCGGGGTCTATACGCGCACCAAGAACGACAATGAGACTGCAGTCCGCTCCGCAGTCGATACCGACATTTCGCTGAACCACCATACCGGCATCGCGCTGCTCGCCGCGCCGACCGTCGCCCTGCTCGCCAACAGCGGCGACATGCGCGAACGGGTCCAGGTTGGTCTGCAGATCCGCAAGGCGCTTCCGTTCAGCGCGATGTTCATGACGGCGGCGCCGATTATCCGCGCCAACGCGATCGCGGCGAGCGTCCCCGGCACCGACGAATATTGCGTCATCACGCTGGAGCCGAGTGCGAGCAAGACCGGTATCACCGTTGGCGGCAATACGTCGATCAGCATGAATTGCGGAATGATCAGCAATTCCCCTTCGGCCAACTCTGCGCTGTCCAACGGCAACAGTTCGTCGGTGACCGCATCCGTGATCGCAGCAGTCGGCGCGGTGCAGGCGTCGTCACAATGGAATGTCGCCAAATATGACCCCTATACGACGCCGGTGAAGGATCCTTATGAATCGGTCAATCCGACCGCTTCGGAAATGTCGGGATGTCCCGCCAATCCGCCGTCCGCGTCCGACAGCACGTCGGTACCTTCCGGGGCGGCGACGCTCTGCTATTCCTCGATCAACGTGGGATCCAACCGGACCTGGGACCTGGGGTCAAACAAGACGATCTACGTCACGGGGCACAACAAGAATACCGCCGGCGACGTCACCGTGCAGGGGACATTGAACTGCACCAACTGCACCATTGTTCTGACCAACAAGGACATGGCGAGCGATGCCAAGATCGGCACTTTCGACATGCAGGCGCAGGGCAAGATGAATATTTCCGCGCCGAGCGACGCGTCGAACAAATATCGCGGGATCGCGGTGTTCCAGGACCGGCGGGCCGTCGACGCCAGTGGCTCCGGCAGCCCCAATAAGTTCAATGGCGGTGGCAGCCAGATTATCCAGGGGGCGCTGTACTTCCCCAACCAGTCGGTGACCTATAACGGATCAGGAACGGCGACCGCGGTCTGCACCCGCTTCGTCAGCCGCCGGATCATCTTCACCGGCAACAGCGCGGCCACCAACTATTTCGAAAAGGGCAGCAACTGCGGCATTTTCGGCAATGACGGCATCAGCGGCGGACGCCGAGTCCGGCTGGTGGCATGA
- a CDS encoding toxic anion resistance protein, translated as MASDAKGATATATATKIKLEPPEALQPIAVQEAAGLVPLKSEETSELDQKVAKFVDELAALDSNSPDFGKKVDQLTAMGRKEIAEAAGASNRFLDRPVKAIDSDTGIGADLTELRRTVEDLDPKENSKAFSTRKFLGIIPFGKRVNHYFDKYRSSQTHISAILSRLANGKDELLMDNAAIDTERANLWKTMHRLEQMIHISKALDKKLEDKANELDATEPAKAKAIRESALFYTRQRTTDLLTQMAVTVQGYLALDLVKKNNVELVKGVDRASTTTVAALRTAVTVAQALTNQKLVLEQIGALNTTTANMIDTTGEMLRTQTGAIHEQAASSTIPLETLQRAFQNIYDTMDQIDQFKLAALANMKQTVDTLGNEVEKSKGYIARAEGVAQGKLENAASPFTPIESQ; from the coding sequence ATGGCCAGCGACGCTAAGGGTGCGACCGCCACTGCGACGGCAACCAAGATCAAGCTGGAGCCGCCCGAAGCGCTCCAGCCCATCGCCGTGCAGGAAGCGGCGGGTCTCGTCCCGCTCAAGAGCGAGGAGACGAGCGAGCTGGACCAGAAGGTCGCCAAGTTTGTCGACGAGCTTGCGGCGCTGGACTCGAACAGCCCCGATTTCGGCAAGAAGGTCGACCAGCTGACGGCGATGGGCCGCAAGGAAATCGCCGAGGCGGCCGGCGCGTCGAACCGCTTCCTCGACCGGCCGGTCAAGGCGATCGACAGCGATACCGGGATCGGCGCCGACCTGACCGAGCTTCGCCGCACGGTCGAGGACCTCGACCCCAAGGAGAACAGCAAGGCCTTTTCGACCCGCAAGTTCCTGGGGATCATCCCCTTCGGCAAACGGGTGAACCATTATTTTGACAAATATCGCAGCAGCCAGACTCATATCTCGGCGATCCTGTCGCGGCTTGCCAATGGCAAGGACGAGCTGCTGATGGACAATGCCGCGATCGATACCGAACGGGCCAATCTGTGGAAAACGATGCACCGGCTGGAGCAGATGATCCACATCTCCAAGGCGCTCGACAAGAAGCTTGAGGACAAGGCCAACGAGCTCGACGCGACCGAGCCGGCCAAGGCCAAGGCGATCCGCGAAAGCGCGCTGTTCTACACGCGCCAGCGGACCACCGACCTGCTGACCCAGATGGCGGTGACGGTGCAGGGCTATCTCGCCCTCGACCTCGTGAAGAAGAACAATGTCGAGCTAGTGAAGGGTGTCGACCGCGCCTCGACCACCACCGTCGCGGCGCTGCGCACCGCGGTTACCGTCGCCCAGGCGCTGACCAATCAGAAACTGGTCCTGGAACAGATCGGCGCGCTCAACACCACCACCGCCAACATGATCGACACCACCGGCGAGATGCTGCGCACCCAGACCGGCGCGATCCATGAACAGGCGGCCTCGTCGACCATTCCGCTGGAAACGCTGCAGCGCGCCTTCCAGAACATCTACGATACGATGGACCAGATCGACCAGTTCAAGCTCGCCGCGCTCGCCAATATGAAGCAGACCGTCGACACGCTTGGGAACGAGGTCGAAAAGTCGAAGGGCTATATCGCCCGTGCCGAAGGCGTCGCCCAGGGCAAGCTGGAAAATGCCGCCTCCCCCTTCACCCCGATTGAGAGCCAATGA
- a CDS encoding CaiB/BaiF CoA transferase family protein, with protein sequence MSRPLSGVRVIDLSRVLAGPWATQLLADLGAEVIKVEQPGAGDDTRHWGPPWLEHEGEKVAAYFLAANRGKRSVAIDIASVDGAALVRSMAAGADVLVENFKVGGLARYGLDSASLRAANPRLIYASITGFGQDGPAASRAGYDYIIQGMGGLMSLTGIPDGEPGGGPMKVGVAVADLFTGMYAANAILAALYRREQTGGGATIDLALFDTQLAMLANQASNALVSGRDPQRLGAGHPNIVPYQPFAASDQPIIIAVGNDRQFRRLAKILGHAEWADDPAYATNAARVGARAALVPMIAKIIATRPAADWLERLESAGIPAGPINSISQALADPQAVHRGARLALGGGALGEVPMVGSPIRIDSRRADAALPPPALGEHGDLLREWLDEATLRDFRERGIVG encoded by the coding sequence GTGAGCCGGCCGCTCAGCGGGGTCCGGGTCATCGACCTCAGCCGGGTGCTGGCCGGACCTTGGGCGACCCAGTTGCTCGCCGATCTTGGCGCGGAGGTGATCAAGGTCGAACAGCCCGGGGCAGGGGACGACACCCGCCATTGGGGCCCGCCCTGGCTCGAGCATGAAGGGGAAAAGGTCGCCGCCTATTTTCTCGCCGCCAATCGCGGCAAACGCTCGGTGGCGATCGACATCGCCAGCGTGGACGGCGCGGCGCTGGTCCGCAGCATGGCCGCCGGCGCCGATGTGCTGGTCGAAAATTTCAAGGTCGGCGGACTTGCCAGATATGGGCTGGACTCGGCTTCGCTGCGCGCCGCCAATCCGCGCCTGATCTATGCCTCGATCACTGGTTTTGGCCAGGATGGCCCCGCGGCGTCGCGGGCCGGCTACGATTATATCATCCAGGGCATGGGCGGGCTGATGAGCCTTACCGGCATCCCCGACGGGGAGCCGGGCGGCGGGCCGATGAAGGTCGGCGTCGCGGTCGCCGACCTGTTCACCGGAATGTATGCCGCCAACGCCATCCTCGCCGCCCTTTATCGGCGGGAGCAGACGGGCGGAGGGGCGACGATCGACCTTGCCCTGTTCGACACGCAGCTGGCGATGCTTGCCAACCAGGCGTCCAATGCGCTGGTCAGCGGGCGTGATCCGCAGCGGCTAGGCGCGGGTCATCCCAACATCGTCCCCTATCAGCCCTTTGCGGCGTCCGACCAGCCGATCATCATTGCCGTCGGCAACGATCGCCAGTTCCGCCGCCTCGCCAAAATCCTCGGCCATGCCGAGTGGGCCGACGACCCCGCTTACGCGACCAATGCGGCGCGGGTCGGGGCGCGCGCGGCGCTGGTGCCGATGATCGCGAAGATCATCGCGACCCGGCCTGCCGCCGACTGGCTAGAACGGCTGGAGAGCGCGGGGATTCCCGCCGGGCCGATCAACAGCATCAGCCAGGCGCTGGCCGATCCGCAGGCGGTGCATCGCGGTGCGCGCCTCGCGCTTGGCGGCGGCGCGCTTGGCGAGGTGCCGATGGTCGGATCGCCGATCCGCATCGATTCCCGTCGCGCGGACGCGGCGCTTCCTCCGCCTGCGCTAGGCGAACATGGCGACTTGCTGCGCGAATGGCTGGACGAAGCCACCCTTCGGGACTTCAGGGAACGCGGGATCGTCGGCTAG
- a CDS encoding phytoene desaturase family protein, which yields MHDALIIGAGHNGMTCAHYLAKRGLKVAVLEASDKVGGAAVTDEFHPGFRNSAASYTVSLLQPKVIRDMALERHGLKVVLRKKDNFLPGADGHYLLTGRDGLTRSAIAGRVPADGAAYDRYHQALDTVVPLIRKWLLKAPPEAGAGLRGLPQLASLGRDLIGLSTDEVRTVHEFATKSAGDILDRFFEGELTKALFAFDGIVGNFASPYTPGTAYVLLHHLFGEAAGVPGAWGHAIGGMGAITQAMAAACREAGVDIVLNAPVSEIIVDKDRAAGLVAGAKSWRAPIVVAGVNPKLLFDRLVPAGAVSRQVEEHFAHWGCESATFRMNVALDKLPSFTVLPGRGDHLTAGIIMAPSMAYMDRAHADAALNGWSSQPVIEMLIPSTLDPGLAPKGKHVASLFCQHFRYKLPGGRSWDKEREAAADAIIATVDGHAPGFAKSVIARQIHSPLDLERRFGLIGGDIFHGKMGLDQLFSARPMIGAADYRMPLAGLYLCGSGAHPGGGVTGAPGHNAAQAILADRGLFGRRGA from the coding sequence ATGCATGACGCACTGATCATCGGCGCCGGGCATAACGGCATGACCTGCGCCCATTACCTCGCCAAACGCGGGCTTAAGGTCGCGGTCCTCGAAGCCTCGGACAAGGTCGGCGGCGCGGCTGTCACCGACGAATTCCACCCCGGCTTTCGCAACAGCGCAGCAAGCTACACGGTCTCGCTGCTGCAGCCGAAGGTCATTCGCGACATGGCGCTTGAACGGCATGGGCTGAAAGTCGTGCTGCGCAAGAAGGATAATTTCCTGCCCGGCGCGGACGGCCATTATCTGCTCACCGGGCGCGACGGGCTGACCCGGTCTGCGATCGCGGGCCGCGTCCCCGCCGACGGCGCGGCCTATGACCGCTACCACCAGGCACTCGATACGGTGGTCCCGCTGATCCGCAAATGGCTGCTCAAGGCCCCGCCCGAAGCAGGCGCGGGGCTTCGTGGCCTGCCGCAACTGGCCAGCCTCGGCCGGGACCTGATCGGCCTGTCGACCGACGAAGTGCGAACCGTCCACGAATTTGCGACCAAGAGCGCGGGGGACATCCTCGACCGCTTTTTCGAAGGCGAACTGACCAAGGCGCTGTTCGCCTTCGATGGCATCGTCGGCAATTTCGCGTCGCCCTACACGCCGGGCACGGCTTATGTCCTGCTCCATCACCTGTTCGGCGAGGCCGCGGGGGTGCCGGGCGCCTGGGGCCATGCTATCGGTGGCATGGGGGCGATCACCCAGGCGATGGCCGCCGCCTGCCGCGAGGCCGGCGTGGATATCGTTCTCAATGCCCCGGTGAGCGAGATCATCGTCGATAAGGACCGCGCCGCCGGGCTGGTGGCTGGCGCGAAGAGCTGGCGGGCTCCGATCGTCGTCGCCGGGGTCAATCCCAAGCTATTGTTCGACCGGCTGGTCCCGGCAGGCGCGGTTAGCCGGCAGGTCGAGGAACATTTCGCCCATTGGGGCTGCGAAAGCGCGACTTTCCGGATGAACGTCGCGCTCGACAAGCTGCCCAGTTTCACCGTGCTCCCTGGCCGGGGCGATCATCTTACCGCGGGCATCATCATGGCCCCGTCGATGGCCTATATGGATCGGGCCCATGCCGACGCGGCGCTCAACGGCTGGTCATCGCAGCCGGTGATTGAGATGCTGATCCCCTCGACGTTGGATCCCGGACTTGCCCCCAAGGGCAAGCATGTCGCCTCGCTGTTCTGCCAGCATTTCCGTTACAAGCTTCCAGGCGGTCGGTCGTGGGACAAGGAGCGCGAGGCCGCCGCCGACGCGATCATCGCCACCGTCGATGGTCATGCGCCCGGTTTCGCAAAGTCGGTCATCGCCCGGCAGATCCATTCGCCGCTCGACCTTGAACGGCGTTTCGGCCTGATCGGCGGCGATATTTTTCACGGCAAGATGGGCCTCGACCAGCTGTTCAGTGCCCGGCCGATGATCGGCGCCGCCGATTATCGCATGCCGCTTGCCGGCCTCTACCTATGCGGGTCGGGCGCGCATCCCGGCGGCGGAGTGACCGGCGCGCCGGGCCATAATGCCGCGCAGGCGATCCTTGCGGACCGCGGCCTGTTCGGGCGGCGCGGGGCGTGA
- the gorA gene encoding glutathione-disulfide reductase, which produces MSDFDLFVIGAGSGGVRAARIAAAHGAKVAIAEEHKVGGTCVIRGCVPKKLLVYGAHFAEDLNDAAMFGWDVPGCTFNWPVLRDNVLAEVSRLEGLYTQTLGNHKVEIFHERAVIAGPNAVRLASGRTVSAGKILIATGARPFMPPIEGIDHAISSNEVFHLDDLPRRIVIAGGGYIANEFAGIFRQFGSHVTLVNRSDTILRGYDEQMRDRLLQISMTKGIEFRFNSSFTRIEPRDDGGLHLTMDGCDDIDADAVLFATGRVPNVEGLGLEEAGVALGERGQIKVDAQSRTSVPSIFAVGDVTDRVQLTPVAIREGHAFADSQFGDKPWTVNYDCIPNAVFSHPPIAGVGMTESEARNRLGQVRTYTSDFRPMKNVLAGRNERSLYKLVVDAATDRVVGIHMIGPDAPEILQAAAIAVKAGLSKADFDATVALHPTMSEELVLMR; this is translated from the coding sequence GTGAGCGATTTTGACCTGTTCGTGATAGGCGCCGGATCCGGCGGTGTGCGCGCGGCGCGGATCGCCGCGGCCCATGGGGCGAAGGTGGCGATCGCCGAAGAACATAAGGTCGGCGGCACCTGCGTCATCCGCGGCTGCGTGCCCAAGAAGCTGCTCGTTTACGGCGCCCATTTCGCCGAGGATCTGAACGACGCCGCGATGTTCGGCTGGGATGTACCCGGATGCACCTTCAACTGGCCGGTGCTGCGCGACAACGTGCTTGCCGAAGTGTCCCGGCTGGAGGGGCTCTATACCCAAACGCTCGGGAATCATAAGGTCGAAATCTTCCACGAACGGGCCGTGATCGCCGGGCCGAACGCGGTCCGCTTGGCGTCCGGCCGGACGGTCAGCGCGGGCAAGATCCTGATCGCTACCGGGGCGCGGCCGTTCATGCCGCCGATCGAGGGGATCGACCATGCGATCAGCTCGAACGAGGTGTTCCATCTCGACGATCTGCCCCGGCGGATCGTGATCGCCGGCGGCGGCTACATCGCCAATGAATTCGCTGGCATCTTCCGCCAGTTCGGAAGCCATGTGACGCTGGTCAACCGGTCCGACACGATCCTGCGCGGCTATGACGAGCAGATGCGCGACCGGCTGCTGCAGATTTCGATGACCAAGGGTATCGAGTTTCGCTTCAATAGCAGCTTCACCAGGATCGAACCGCGCGATGATGGCGGGCTCCACCTGACGATGGATGGCTGCGACGATATCGATGCCGACGCGGTCCTATTCGCAACCGGGCGGGTGCCCAATGTCGAGGGGCTGGGGCTTGAGGAAGCCGGAGTCGCGCTAGGCGAGCGCGGACAGATCAAGGTCGACGCGCAAAGCCGAACCAGCGTTCCGTCGATTTTCGCGGTCGGCGACGTCACCGACCGGGTCCAGCTGACCCCGGTGGCGATCCGCGAGGGCCATGCCTTCGCCGACAGCCAGTTCGGCGACAAGCCCTGGACGGTGAATTACGACTGCATCCCCAATGCTGTCTTCTCCCACCCGCCGATCGCCGGGGTGGGGATGACCGAAAGCGAGGCCCGCAACCGGCTCGGCCAGGTTCGCACCTACACCAGCGACTTCCGGCCGATGAAGAATGTGCTGGCAGGACGCAACGAACGATCCCTCTACAAGCTGGTGGTCGACGCCGCGACCGATCGGGTCGTGGGAATCCACATGATCGGCCCGGACGCGCCGGAAATCCTGCAAGCCGCGGCGATCGCCGTGAAGGCCGGCCTCAGCAAGGCCGACTTCGACGCGACGGTCGCGCTTCACCCGACGATGTCCGAAGAACTGGTGTTGATGCGCTGA
- the pgi gene encoding glucose-6-phosphate isomerase, protein MTILDRDSAWTAIESHPATSLAELFKADGERVARYSRDVATIHFDWSKTHLDDTLSAAFEALVDAAGYLQARDALFAGEVVNASEGRPATHVAERGQGSATDNRLAAERHQRMRSLVDAIEGGAFGEIESILHIGIGGSALGPDLVIDSLGRDSDRFDVRVLSNIDGEAFDQATWGLDPGSTLVVAVSKTFTTTETLANLDAALEWLRDAGVADPYGQVIAVTAAPEKAVAFGIDETRILPFGEGVGGRYSLWSSVGLSVALALGWGAFEELLEGAAEMDRHVKLSHGLANVALLAACADLTYTQRFGAQSRAVFAYDERLRLLPDYLQQLEMESNGKAATADGKPLGRRSAPVTWGGVGTDAQHAVFQLLHQGTSTVPVEFVAVIENEDSLDPRHHQMLLGNCFAQGAALMAGQGDDDPARAYPGDRPSATVLLTRLDPRALGALLAFYEHRTFANAVLLGINPFDQFGVELGKQIARKLDDAEGRASLDASTRDLIERAGL, encoded by the coding sequence ATGACGATTCTTGACCGCGATTCAGCCTGGACGGCGATCGAAAGCCACCCGGCGACCAGCCTCGCCGAGCTGTTCAAGGCCGATGGCGAGCGGGTGGCGCGCTATTCGCGCGATGTCGCGACGATTCATTTCGACTGGTCGAAGACCCATCTCGACGATACCCTGAGCGCGGCCTTCGAGGCGCTGGTCGATGCCGCTGGCTATCTACAGGCGCGCGACGCGCTGTTCGCCGGCGAGGTGGTCAACGCCTCGGAAGGGCGGCCCGCCACCCATGTCGCCGAACGCGGGCAGGGCAGCGCAACTGACAATCGTCTCGCCGCCGAACGCCACCAGCGGATGCGCAGCCTGGTCGACGCGATCGAAGGCGGCGCTTTCGGCGAGATCGAATCCATCCTCCACATCGGCATCGGCGGATCTGCGCTGGGTCCGGATCTTGTGATCGATTCGCTCGGCCGTGACAGCGACCGGTTCGACGTGCGCGTCCTCAGCAATATCGACGGCGAAGCCTTCGACCAGGCGACGTGGGGTCTCGACCCGGGATCGACGCTGGTCGTTGCGGTCAGCAAGACTTTCACCACCACCGAAACGCTCGCCAACCTCGACGCCGCGCTAGAATGGTTGCGCGATGCCGGGGTCGCCGATCCCTACGGCCAGGTGATCGCGGTCACCGCCGCGCCCGAAAAGGCGGTCGCCTTCGGGATCGACGAGACGCGGATCCTGCCGTTTGGCGAGGGCGTGGGCGGACGCTATTCCTTATGGTCGTCGGTCGGCCTGTCGGTCGCGCTGGCGCTCGGTTGGGGCGCGTTTGAGGAACTGCTCGAGGGCGCGGCGGAAATGGACCGCCATGTGAAGCTCAGCCATGGCTTGGCCAATGTCGCGCTGCTCGCCGCCTGCGCCGACCTTACCTACACCCAGCGGTTCGGGGCCCAGAGCCGGGCGGTGTTCGCCTATGACGAGCGGCTGCGGCTGCTGCCCGATTATCTCCAACAGCTGGAAATGGAATCGAACGGCAAGGCGGCCACCGCCGACGGCAAGCCGCTGGGACGACGGTCAGCACCGGTGACCTGGGGCGGCGTCGGCACCGATGCCCAGCATGCCGTGTTTCAGTTGCTTCACCAGGGCACCAGCACGGTCCCGGTAGAATTCGTTGCAGTTATCGAAAATGAGGACAGCCTCGATCCGCGCCATCACCAGATGCTGCTCGGCAATTGCTTTGCGCAGGGCGCGGCGCTGATGGCCGGCCAGGGCGATGACGATCCGGCGCGCGCCTATCCCGGCGACCGGCCTTCGGCGACGGTCCTGCTGACCCGGCTCGACCCGCGCGCGCTCGGCGCGCTGCTCGCTTTTTACGAACACCGCACCTTTGCCAACGCGGTGCTTCTGGGGATCAACCCGTTCGACCAGTTCGGGGTCGAGCTGGGCAAGCAGATCGCCCGCAAGCTGGACGATGCGGAAGGGCGCGCAAGCCTCGACGCGTCGACCCGCGATCTTATCGAAAGGGCCGGCCTGTGA
- the lepB gene encoding signal peptidase I, translating into MAFPRFRRRPYTDSRSEPARETPGQFLRSLALLALLAWALRSLVVAPFSIPSGSMLPTMMIGDYLFVSKWPYGYSRASFPFGIPSFDGRIFGSAPERGDIVVFRGPAGADVVKRVVGLPGDRIAVSGGRLILNGREVPRQRIEDFAMEVSENSPCRVVPPASPMIRPGPEGTAVCIYPAYRETLPGGATYVVLDQIDVSPADDFPETMVPRDAVFVMGDNRDDSLDSRYSLGSGGMGFVPLDNVVGRAELAFWSTDGSASWINPISWFSALRTDRLATDYHP; encoded by the coding sequence ATGGCTTTCCCCCGCTTCCGTCGCCGCCCCTATACCGATTCCCGGTCCGAACCGGCCAGGGAGACGCCCGGCCAGTTCCTCCGCTCGCTTGCGCTGCTCGCCTTGCTCGCCTGGGCGCTGCGCAGCCTGGTGGTAGCACCATTCAGCATCCCTTCGGGGTCGATGCTGCCGACCATGATGATCGGCGACTATCTGTTCGTGAGCAAATGGCCCTATGGCTATTCGCGCGCCAGCTTCCCTTTTGGAATCCCCTCGTTCGATGGGCGGATCTTCGGCTCGGCCCCCGAGCGCGGCGATATCGTCGTGTTTCGCGGCCCGGCCGGCGCCGACGTAGTGAAGCGGGTCGTCGGGCTTCCCGGCGACCGGATCGCGGTCAGTGGCGGACGGCTGATCCTCAACGGACGCGAAGTTCCTCGCCAGCGGATCGAGGATTTCGCGATGGAGGTTTCGGAGAACAGCCCGTGCCGTGTCGTTCCCCCCGCCAGTCCGATGATCCGGCCCGGACCGGAGGGAACGGCCGTGTGCATCTATCCCGCCTATCGCGAAACGCTGCCGGGCGGCGCAACCTACGTCGTGCTTGACCAGATCGATGTCAGTCCGGCGGACGATTTTCCCGAAACCATGGTGCCGCGGGACGCGGTTTTCGTGATGGGCGACAATCGCGACGACAGCCTCGACAGCCGCTATTCCCTCGGCTCGGGCGGAATGGGATTCGTTCCGCTGGACAATGTAGTCGGGCGCGCCGAGCTGGCGTTCTGGTCGACCGACGGCAGCGCGTCCTGGATCAATCCGATCAGCTGGTTCAGCGCGCTGCGCACCGACCGGCTCGCTACCGACTATCATCCATGA